A region from the Halomonas piscis genome encodes:
- the dapE gene encoding succinyl-diaminopimelate desuccinylase: MSTTDPAGLSPTLRLAFELIRRPSVTPDDEGCQAVLIERLEALDFQVERLPFGDVDNFWAVRGHHGPVLAFAGHTDVVPSGPENAWEHPPFAPCIDADRMLCGRGAADMKGSLAAMVTAVERFVAAHPDHDGRIAFLITSDEEGPAIDGTRAVVEQLRERHERLDYCLVGEPSSTARPGDVIKNGRRGSLGGTLRVKGIQGHVAYPHLAQNPIHQAMPALDALARERWDGGNDFFPATSFQLSGLRAGTGATNVIPGELEAIFNFRFSTEIAQETLRARTEALLDAHGLTYELDWALNGNPFLTAEGALVDATVKGIAAVTGERPRLSTSGGTSDGRFIATLGAQVVELGPPNATIHKINERVRVADLETLKDIYTAILEALFVPDQAAE; this comes from the coding sequence ATGTCCACAACTGATCCGGCCGGCCTGTCGCCGACGCTCAGGCTGGCCTTTGAGCTGATACGCCGGCCCTCGGTCACCCCCGACGACGAAGGCTGCCAGGCCGTGCTGATTGAGCGTTTGGAAGCGCTGGACTTCCAGGTGGAGCGCCTGCCCTTCGGCGACGTCGATAACTTCTGGGCGGTGCGCGGCCACCACGGCCCGGTACTGGCCTTTGCCGGGCACACCGACGTCGTGCCCAGCGGCCCGGAAAACGCTTGGGAACACCCCCCGTTCGCGCCCTGCATTGACGCCGACCGCATGCTCTGCGGGCGCGGCGCGGCGGACATGAAAGGCAGCCTTGCCGCCATGGTCACCGCCGTCGAGCGCTTTGTCGCTGCGCATCCGGACCATGACGGGCGCATCGCCTTTCTGATCACCTCCGACGAGGAAGGCCCCGCCATTGACGGCACCCGCGCCGTGGTCGAGCAGCTGCGCGAACGCCACGAGCGGCTGGACTACTGCCTTGTCGGCGAGCCCTCGTCCACCGCGCGGCCGGGGGATGTGATCAAGAACGGCCGGCGCGGCTCGCTGGGCGGCACGCTGCGGGTCAAGGGCATTCAGGGCCACGTGGCCTACCCGCACCTGGCACAAAATCCCATTCATCAGGCCATGCCGGCGCTGGATGCGCTGGCCCGGGAGCGCTGGGACGGCGGCAACGACTTCTTTCCCGCCACCAGCTTCCAGCTCTCCGGCCTGCGCGCGGGCACCGGCGCCACCAACGTCATTCCCGGCGAGCTTGAGGCGATATTCAACTTTCGCTTCTCCACGGAAATCGCCCAGGAAACGCTTCGAGCGCGTACCGAGGCGCTGCTCGACGCCCACGGGCTGACCTACGAGCTGGACTGGGCGCTCAACGGCAACCCCTTTCTCACCGCCGAAGGCGCGCTGGTAGACGCCACCGTCAAGGGCATCGCAGCCGTGACCGGCGAGCGTCCGCGGCTTTCCACCTCCGGCGGCACCTCGGACGGGCGCTTCATCGCGACTCTGGGCGCCCAGGTCGTCGAGCTCGGCCCGCCCAACGCCACCATCCACAAGATCAACGAGCGCGTCCGCGTCGCCGACCTGGAAACGCTCAAGGATATCTACACGGCCATCCTCGAAGCGCTTTTCGTACCCGACCAAGCGGCCGAATAA
- the map gene encoding type I methionyl aminopeptidase, translated as MNVPIKTPAEIDKMREAGRQAASVIEMITPHVKAGTSTGEVDRLCHAYIVDELGSTPAPLNYHGFPKATCTSINHVVCHGIPDDAKKLKKGDIMNLDITVKTRDGYHGDSSVMFIVGESIQGERLSRVTQECLYKSMAAIRPGVRLSELARVIQDHAEEHGYSVVRDFCGHGIGAGFHEEPQFLHYDGYAPEADIELAAGMCFTIEPMINVGSYKTKVLRDGWTAVTRDRSLSAQWEHTLLVTDTGVEVLTARSDEDLSFLER; from the coding sequence ATGAACGTTCCGATTAAAACGCCCGCCGAAATCGACAAGATGCGCGAAGCCGGCCGCCAGGCCGCCAGCGTGATTGAAATGATCACCCCCCACGTCAAGGCGGGCACCAGCACCGGGGAAGTCGACCGGCTGTGCCACGCCTATATCGTCGACGAGCTGGGCTCCACCCCGGCGCCGCTGAACTACCACGGCTTTCCCAAGGCGACGTGCACCTCGATCAACCACGTGGTCTGCCACGGCATCCCCGATGACGCCAAAAAGCTCAAGAAAGGCGACATCATGAACCTCGACATCACCGTCAAGACCCGTGACGGCTACCACGGGGACTCAAGCGTCATGTTCATCGTCGGCGAGTCGATCCAGGGCGAACGCCTGAGCCGCGTGACCCAGGAATGCCTGTATAAAAGCATGGCGGCGATCAGGCCGGGCGTGCGCCTGTCCGAGCTGGCGCGAGTTATCCAGGACCACGCCGAAGAGCACGGCTACTCGGTGGTGCGCGATTTCTGCGGCCACGGTATCGGCGCGGGCTTTCACGAGGAGCCGCAGTTTCTCCACTACGACGGCTACGCCCCGGAAGCCGACATCGAGCTGGCCGCGGGCATGTGCTTTACCATCGAGCCCATGATCAACGTCGGCAGCTACAAGACCAAGGTGCTGCGCGACGGCTGGACGGCCGTGACCCGGGATCGCAGCCTGTCCGCCCAGTGGGAACATACCCTGCTGGTCACCGACACCGGCGTGGAAGTGCTCACCGCGCGCAGCGACGAAGACCTGAGCTTTCTCGAGCGCTGA
- a CDS encoding [protein-PII] uridylyltransferase, whose product MLLHHYRFVPDTTLLDLDTFRAELAGSRSPVAPFKAALESLQERLDARFRAGADIRDLVRGRAWHLDRLLAIAWEQHAWPDDGIALLAVGGFGRGELHPHSDIDLMVLLEDEDDRPYREPLTEFITFLWDIGLEIGHSVRSLADCEREAEADVTVMTNLLETRLIKGPGRLRDAMRERLDTERLWPADRFFAAKRDEQIARHQRYNNSEYHLEPNIKSSPGGLRDIQMIGWVAKRHFATEYYADIVAKGFMNDAELRIVSQGQAFLWQVRYALHMLAGRAEDRLLFDHQRRIAELFGFKDTAERLAVEQFMKRYYRHVTALAGLNDMLLQHFDEVILRGEQSLATVTLNARFETRGGYIQARSRSLFREHPEALLELFLLMAEHPEIEGVRADTIRLIRDHRHLIDDSYRDDPEHQRLFMALLRSSGNVPRQLRRMNRYGILGKYLPDFGRAVGLMQHDLFHLYTVDAHTLKLLKLLHRFRKPDARTNFAVAAELMPRLPRLDVLWIVGLFHDIGKGRGGDHSIIGARDVEAFCQRHRLSTHDTRLASWLVEHHLLMSMTAQKRDITDPDVIRDFALKVQNETRLDYLYVLTVADINATNPSLWNGWRATLLRQLHAETKRALRRGLHNPPDRDDWVRETRGEARALLHDAGIDDVDIDPLWDSLGEDYFLQYAPAEISWQTRGILAHREAHLPLVLISAPEDTAEGGTQVFIHTRSVDDLFAATAAAMEQLGLSIHDARIATSRNDWTLNTFIVLDNQHQAIRDGERIEEMRRHLVEELDDPDDYPRIVTRHTPRKLKHFKVPTSVLIEQDPANERTLLELTAPDRPGLLARVGRIFMEQDIALSAAKIATLGERVEDVFFITTKAGEPLTNPERQNQLRERLIEVLDV is encoded by the coding sequence ATGCTACTCCACCATTACCGCTTCGTGCCGGACACCACCCTGCTCGACCTTGACACCTTTCGCGCCGAGCTTGCCGGCTCGCGCTCGCCGGTGGCGCCGTTCAAGGCGGCGCTGGAATCCCTGCAGGAACGGCTCGACGCGCGGTTTCGCGCGGGTGCCGACATCCGCGACCTGGTGCGCGGCCGCGCCTGGCACCTCGATCGGCTGCTGGCGATCGCCTGGGAGCAGCACGCCTGGCCCGACGACGGCATTGCCCTGCTCGCCGTGGGCGGCTTTGGCCGCGGCGAGCTGCATCCGCATTCCGATATCGACCTGATGGTGCTGCTCGAAGACGAGGACGATCGTCCCTACCGCGAGCCGCTCACCGAGTTCATCACCTTTTTATGGGATATCGGCCTGGAGATCGGCCACAGCGTGCGCTCGCTTGCCGACTGCGAGCGCGAAGCCGAAGCCGACGTCACGGTGATGACCAATCTGCTGGAAACGCGCCTGATCAAGGGCCCCGGGCGTCTTCGCGATGCCATGCGCGAGCGCCTTGACACCGAGCGCCTGTGGCCGGCGGATCGTTTTTTCGCCGCCAAGCGCGACGAGCAGATCGCCCGCCACCAGCGCTACAACAACTCCGAGTACCATCTCGAGCCCAACATCAAAAGCTCCCCCGGGGGGCTTCGCGACATCCAGATGATCGGCTGGGTGGCCAAACGCCACTTTGCTACCGAATACTACGCCGACATCGTCGCCAAGGGCTTCATGAACGACGCCGAGCTGCGCATTGTCAGCCAAGGGCAGGCCTTTTTGTGGCAGGTACGCTACGCCCTGCACATGCTCGCCGGGCGCGCCGAAGACCGCCTGCTGTTTGACCACCAGCGCCGCATCGCCGAGCTTTTTGGCTTCAAGGACACCGCCGAGCGCCTGGCCGTCGAACAGTTCATGAAGCGCTACTATCGCCACGTGACGGCGCTTGCCGGGCTCAACGACATGCTGCTGCAGCACTTTGACGAAGTCATCCTGCGCGGCGAGCAGTCCCTGGCGACGGTCACGCTCAACGCGCGCTTCGAAACCCGGGGCGGCTATATCCAGGCGCGCTCGCGAAGCCTGTTTCGCGAGCACCCCGAGGCGCTTCTGGAACTCTTCCTGCTCATGGCCGAGCACCCCGAGATCGAAGGCGTGCGCGCCGATACCATCCGCCTGATCCGCGACCACCGCCACCTGATCGACGACAGCTACCGCGACGACCCCGAGCACCAGCGGCTGTTCATGGCGCTTCTGCGCTCGTCGGGCAACGTCCCGCGCCAGCTACGGCGAATGAACCGCTACGGCATTCTGGGCAAGTACCTGCCCGACTTCGGCCGGGCAGTGGGGCTGATGCAGCACGACCTCTTCCACCTCTACACCGTCGACGCCCACACGCTGAAGCTGCTCAAGCTGTTGCACCGCTTTCGCAAGCCCGACGCCCGGACGAACTTTGCCGTAGCCGCCGAGCTGATGCCCAGGCTGCCCAGGCTCGACGTTTTGTGGATCGTCGGGCTTTTTCACGACATCGGCAAGGGCCGCGGCGGCGATCACTCGATCATCGGCGCCCGGGACGTGGAAGCCTTCTGCCAGCGCCATCGGCTGTCCACCCACGACACTCGCCTGGCCAGCTGGCTGGTCGAGCATCACCTGCTGATGTCGATGACCGCGCAGAAACGCGACATCACCGATCCCGACGTCATCCGCGACTTCGCCCTCAAGGTGCAAAACGAAACCCGGCTGGACTATCTTTACGTGCTCACCGTGGCCGACATCAACGCCACCAACCCGTCGCTGTGGAACGGCTGGCGGGCCACGCTCTTGCGCCAGCTCCACGCCGAAACCAAGCGCGCCCTGCGCCGGGGACTGCACAATCCGCCGGACCGCGACGACTGGGTGCGCGAAACCCGGGGCGAAGCCCGCGCGCTGCTCCACGACGCCGGCATCGACGACGTGGACATCGACCCGCTGTGGGATTCGCTGGGCGAAGACTATTTTCTCCAGTACGCCCCCGCCGAGATCAGCTGGCAGACCCGGGGCATCCTTGCCCACCGGGAAGCGCACCTGCCGCTGGTGCTGATCAGCGCCCCCGAGGACACCGCCGAAGGCGGCACCCAGGTGTTCATCCACACCCGCTCGGTAGACGATCTCTTCGCCGCCACCGCGGCGGCCATGGAGCAGCTGGGGCTGTCGATCCACGATGCGCGCATCGCCACCTCGCGCAACGACTGGACGCTCAATACCTTCATCGTGCTGGATAACCAGCATCAGGCCATCCGCGACGGCGAGCGCATCGAAGAAATGCGCCGCCACCTGGTCGAAGAGCTCGACGACCCGGACGACTATCCGCGCATCGTCACCCGGCACACGCCGCGCAAACTCAAGCACTTCAAGGTGCCCACCAGCGTGCTCATCGAGCAGGATCCGGCCAACGAGCGCACCCTGCTGGAGCTCACCGCCCCGGACCGCCCCGGCCTCTTGGCCCGGGTGGGGCGTATCTTCATGGAGCAGGACATTGCCCTTTCCGCCGCCAAGATCGCCACCCTGGGCGAGCGCGTGGAGGACGTATTCTTCATCACCACCAAGGCCGGCGAGCCGCTCACCAACCCGGAACGTCAGAATCAGCTGCGCGAGCGTCTGATCGAAGTGCTGGACGTATAG
- the rpsB gene encoding 30S ribosomal protein S2, with protein sequence MAHVNMRDLLKAGAHFGHQTRYWNPKMGRYIFGARNKIHIINLEHTLPALNEAIDVVAKMAAANNKILFVGTKRSASKIIKEEATRVGQPFVNHRWLGGMLTNFKTIRQSIKRLHDLEAMREDGTFDKLVKKEVLMATREQDKLERSIGGIKHMNGLPDALFVVDVDHERLAINEANKLGIPVIGVVDTNSNPDGVDYVIPGNDDSIRAIQIYVTAMADACASAKEGDPDEFVEVTDEEPAAEPGAADQSAAAE encoded by the coding sequence ATGGCACATGTCAACATGCGTGACCTGCTCAAGGCAGGCGCCCACTTCGGCCACCAGACCCGTTACTGGAACCCGAAGATGGGTCGGTACATCTTCGGTGCACGCAACAAGATTCATATCATCAACCTTGAGCACACGCTGCCGGCGCTGAACGAAGCGATCGACGTGGTGGCCAAAATGGCCGCGGCCAACAACAAGATCCTGTTTGTGGGCACCAAGCGCAGCGCCAGCAAGATCATCAAGGAAGAAGCCACCCGCGTGGGCCAGCCGTTCGTCAACCACCGCTGGCTCGGCGGCATGCTGACCAACTTCAAGACGATCCGTCAGTCCATCAAGCGCCTGCACGATCTGGAGGCCATGCGCGAAGACGGCACTTTTGACAAGCTGGTCAAGAAAGAAGTGCTAATGGCCACCCGCGAACAGGACAAGCTCGAGCGCTCCATCGGCGGCATCAAGCACATGAACGGCCTGCCGGACGCGCTGTTTGTGGTCGACGTGGACCACGAGCGCCTGGCCATCAACGAGGCCAACAAGCTGGGCATCCCGGTCATCGGCGTGGTGGACACCAACTCCAACCCCGACGGTGTCGACTACGTGATCCCGGGCAACGATGACTCCATCCGCGCCATCCAGATCTACGTCACGGCCATGGCCGATGCCTGCGCCAGCGCCAAGGAAGGGGACCCGGACGAGTTCGTCGAAGTGACCGACGAGGAGCCCGCTGCCGAGCCGGGCGCCGCGGATCAGAGCGCCGCCGCCGAGTAA
- the dapD gene encoding 2,3,4,5-tetrahydropyridine-2,6-dicarboxylate N-succinyltransferase, with protein sequence MHSFALGIGTQNTRGDWLEVYYPAPLVHPDDGLAAAVQTALEAPAGSAAVSFLPEDCAALADALQSAGHPEQAELAEALSHSRRPLVAMLLDSDRPPQTTPEVYLKLHLLSHRLVKPHGVDLTGMFGLLRNVAWTSEGAIDVDELPARRLKARLEGRPLSVASVDKFPRMADYVVPEGVRIGDAARVRLGAYLGEGTTVMHEGFVNFNAGSEGPGMIEGRVSAGVIVGRGSDLGGGSSTMGTLSGGGSLTIRVGEDCLIGANAGVGIPLGDRCTVEAGLYVTAGTRVTLIDADGNEAGIVTARELAGQSDLLLRRHSRTGRIECLTNQSAAALNEALHVHN encoded by the coding sequence ATGCACAGCTTTGCTCTCGGCATCGGCACCCAGAACACCCGGGGCGACTGGCTGGAGGTCTACTACCCGGCACCGCTCGTGCACCCCGACGACGGCCTGGCCGCCGCGGTTCAAACGGCGCTTGAAGCACCGGCGGGCTCCGCGGCCGTGAGCTTTCTGCCCGAGGACTGCGCGGCCCTGGCCGACGCGCTTCAGAGCGCAGGCCACCCCGAACAGGCCGAGCTTGCCGAGGCGCTGAGCCACAGCCGGCGCCCGCTGGTGGCGATGCTGCTGGATAGCGACCGGCCGCCGCAGACGACCCCCGAGGTCTACCTCAAGCTGCATCTGCTGTCCCATCGGCTGGTCAAGCCCCACGGCGTTGACCTGACCGGCATGTTCGGCCTGTTGCGCAACGTGGCCTGGACCAGCGAAGGCGCCATCGACGTCGACGAGCTGCCCGCCCGCCGGCTGAAGGCCCGCCTCGAGGGCCGCCCCCTGAGCGTGGCAAGCGTGGACAAGTTTCCCCGCATGGCCGACTACGTGGTGCCCGAAGGCGTGCGCATCGGCGACGCGGCCAGGGTTCGTCTCGGTGCCTACCTGGGCGAAGGCACCACGGTCATGCACGAAGGGTTTGTCAACTTCAACGCCGGAAGCGAAGGCCCGGGCATGATCGAAGGTCGCGTCTCCGCCGGCGTCATCGTGGGTCGGGGCTCGGATCTGGGCGGCGGCAGCTCGACCATGGGCACGCTCTCCGGCGGCGGCAGCCTGACCATCCGGGTGGGCGAAGACTGCCTGATCGGCGCCAACGCCGGCGTCGGCATTCCCCTTGGCGATCGCTGCACCGTCGAAGCCGGCCTCTACGTGACCGCCGGCACCAGGGTCACGCTGATCGACGCCGACGGCAATGAGGCCGGCATCGTCACTGCCCGGGAGCTCGCCGGCCAGAGCGACCTGCTGCTGCGCCGTCACTCCCGAACCGGACGCATCGAATGCCTGACCAACCAGAGCGCCGCGGCGCTGAACGAGGCGCTGCATGTCCACAACTGA
- the pdxK gene encoding pyridoxine/pyridoxal/pyridoxamine kinase: MSEAASGAALYPLQLDVVSVQSQVVYGRVGNNIAVPTLEALALTVAAVPTVIFSNTPHYRTMHGGALPIEWFAGYLQDLSARGALHALRTILVGYLGNPAQAQALARWIRSLLKQYAQPGIVIDPVIGDHDHGIYVDPGLIDVYRSALLPLADGITPNGFELAHLTGLAVNDVDSIIIAARTLLTGRTQWVAVTSTAPDTRAGNEVQVVLVTRTQVEVIAHPFIQAAPKGIGDLFCATLTGHWTRGASLSQATAQACRQVMRALRQTKRMQGAELWLPPKANGHRNDEEQRREYIRQFTYPLESGNTT, from the coding sequence ATGTCCGAAGCAGCCTCTGGCGCCGCCCTATACCCACTGCAGCTGGATGTGGTCTCGGTGCAGTCTCAAGTGGTGTATGGCCGGGTGGGTAACAACATTGCGGTTCCGACCCTGGAGGCGCTGGCATTGACGGTAGCCGCTGTGCCCACCGTGATATTCAGCAATACACCGCACTACCGGACGATGCACGGCGGCGCGTTGCCCATCGAGTGGTTCGCTGGCTATTTGCAGGATCTTTCAGCGCGCGGAGCCTTGCATGCGCTTCGTACCATTCTCGTGGGCTATCTTGGCAACCCGGCACAGGCTCAAGCCCTGGCCCGCTGGATACGGTCCTTGCTGAAACAATATGCACAGCCGGGCATCGTGATCGACCCGGTGATCGGCGATCACGATCACGGTATCTATGTCGATCCCGGCCTGATCGACGTCTACCGTAGCGCTCTGCTGCCTCTGGCTGACGGGATAACGCCGAATGGCTTTGAGCTGGCGCACCTGACCGGGCTGGCGGTGAACGACGTTGACAGCATCATTATCGCTGCCCGCACGTTGCTGACGGGGCGCACGCAATGGGTCGCAGTAACCAGCACGGCGCCCGATACTCGAGCTGGCAATGAAGTGCAGGTGGTGCTCGTGACCCGAACACAAGTCGAGGTTATTGCACACCCGTTTATTCAAGCCGCCCCCAAGGGCATTGGCGATCTTTTCTGCGCCACCCTGACCGGGCACTGGACCAGGGGAGCCAGCCTGTCCCAAGCCACTGCTCAAGCGTGCCGCCAGGTCATGCGCGCATTGCGTCAGACAAAAAGGATGCAAGGTGCCGAACTGTGGCTACCGCCGAAGGCAAACGGCCACCGCAACGACGAGGAGCAGAGACGCGAATACATACGCCAATTTACCTATCCGCTCGAATCCGGCAATACCACGTAA